The Penicillium digitatum chromosome 6, complete sequence genome contains the following window.
AGTCGCTGCAAAACAAGGTCGTGGGCCACCCTATCAACGGTCATTTGAGACTGACCGAGAACGAGAAAGGAAACAAGAGCGTGAGGTAAGCAATTCGATTGGATATCCTTGGCCTACAACATCCATGCTAATTTGTGCGCCACAGACTGAGGCTGTGCTGCAAGAGGTTGAAGATCGTCGATTTGTGACAGTCAAGTTGGATCGAGCGCATTGGGCTATGGGAATCTTGGAAGAGCACATTGCAAATTTGGAGCTTTAGGATTGGATGAAGTATACAATGCACCGGCACCTACCTACATAGTGCATAATACATACATACATTAGGCACAACATACAGAAGCATCACATAGTAGTGCCCGTAGAAAGATGTGGCGCAGATTGGTATCCAAGAACTCCCCGCATTCAATATCCGACCAACCCAATGTCATCATTGACCGACTTCTGCCTGACGTTGGACCTATcttttgtccttttttttgacatTCTCTTTTCTCCCAAGGCTGATTCCTAATTTCTGCTTTCTACTCCTTTCTCCTCATTCTCGCCCCCCAGTGTTgcatctctctctctttctatCATCGCTGTCCCTTTCGCCCGTGGTCCTCCGAAACCCCCACCCTCGGCACGAAAGTCAGCCGCTCGCGTCATCCACGGTCCAcacattcttttttttgttgtgGAATCCGGTGATACTCCCAAATGTCTCGACATGATGACTACCGTTCATCAACAGGGACCCTGGACTCTCGCGATCGATACGATCGATACTCACGGGGCCCCCCCGTGGTCGAAAGACCCCGCCATGCTGAAGAGCGCTTTGAAGCACGCCTCTGCGAGGAAGACCGATATGGCCCCCCTGCGCGCGCACCCGGAAGACTCTATGAGGATGACCATCTAGACCACCCATCCCCTGCTATGTCTCTTGTGGCGCATGACCGCCGTCGGCGCCGTGATAAAAGTCCTTCATTCCGACGTCCACAACTTGTTAGGCGGCAGTCATCCTTGGACACATTTGACCGCATACCGCGGCGCAAAATGGAACACGTTGAGGCCCGGGATCGTGTCCCCATCGCCCCCCGTGTACCTGTCGTTGCTCCGCCTTTTCACCATCCATCTCCGGGCCGTTATCGCGAGCGAGAAGTCTACGAGGATATTAGGATCGCCGAACCCGACTACTATGGTGATGAAGAGTTCAGAGATGTTTATGACCGAAGTATGATTGATCGTCACCGCCGCTCTAGCAGTACTATTCACAGACATCATGAGGAGAAGCCTTACCCGCGCAAAGGGAAGACCCGTGTTCCTCGTCACCTTGCTCATATCCACGCCATCATGGATCTAGGTTATCCGTTCAAGGAAGaggttggtgttttttttccccttggtGTTGTTGTCGGTTATTAACCTAAGTAGGAGGATGTCATCGTCATTCAAAAGGCATTATCGAAGGAACAGATTGATGAAGTGCTTAGCTTGAGTCGCGAGTTCAGGCGGACTTCGCCCGTGGAAAGTGAGTGACATCCGCACCAGCATGCACAATCCCAAGTCCCTATGAGGAAGAGTAGTTATAATTGACTTCTTGGAACAGCCGAATACATTGGCTTATCCCCGTATCCTCCCCCGATGGAGCGGCCGCGCGAGCGGGTGACAACAGAACTCCTGCGTGTCGAGGCCACCCCCCGCACCAGTCAGGCATTCATTGTGGAAGCATCTCCATCTCGACATAGGTCACGGTCGCGCCACTATGTGGACCAATACGAAGAAATTGTCGAGAGGCCGCGAGTACGGGGAGTCTCCCGGCGACGAGCTGTATCAGTCCATGACCATGGACCTCGTCTCTCGTCTGCCGTGCAGTACATCGGGGAGCGAGAATCCGAACCCGTTCGGACGGGTCCGATGGTTCTTGTTCGTCCACGGGAGAGCGACCACGACGTAAGTGATTACACCCGCAATCTGGAAGAGGTAAGACTTCTTCGTTTGGAGAGGCAGGGTGGGATTGAGATCACTCGGCAACGCGATACAGATATCATTGATGATAGAGGCAATCAGGCGGAGGTTACTGAGATCCGGAGGCAGGAGCGCTCAGGTATGACGCCGCATATCACTACACCGCTTCGATGATTCTAACCTTCTCTAGAACCGAACTCTCGCATCATGCGCGCTATGATGGCAACTTTGACTTAATCTGATTTCCATCCTGGCATTGTGCTTATCTTTCGAAGCAGTACTTACGATTCCATGATTTTAGTTCGATTCCAGTGGTTCCGGGTTCCGGATTGGGATTGCCGAATGTTTTTATGTATTTTTTTTGTGAATTGAAGATCACTCCTACATGCAATGTTGAAAACTTGACATTAAATACTCGTAGGAGGCCGCTATTAAGAGGAACCATGAGTTTAACATATATTTGTAGGTCCTGTTGTCGAAGGGTagaaaagaaagatcaaAACTAACAAAAACCTATTGTATGGGTGCCCGACAGGACATGTGGCGCAAGTGAGGCGGTGCAGGGTCGACCCGCGTACGGAGTAGCGCATGTGGTTATATCCCATCATCACTCCCATCCATTTCCTGCTactctctccttcttttACTTTCTAACTCAAAAGTTCAAAATATAACAATCATGGATCGGGTGCAGGCATTCGGAAAGAACCTCAGGTGAGTCCACCGTCATAGTCCCCTTGTCCCGCGGACACCGTTCCGCCTCCGTTGGCTTGTGATCGGTCGCTTTACTAACATCTTCTTGCCCTGTGGTTTTCTGACGGGCAGTGCGAACTTCACGCCTTTTGCGCAGCGTACCCAGCAAATGATCAAGGAGCAGCTGGGCCAGGCCGATGACAAGACCCAGCTCCCCGATGAATACATCGAGCTCGAGAAGCGCGTCGATGCGCTCAAGCTTGTCCACCAGAAGCTGTTGCAGGTGACGTGAGTAATCCCTGTTTCTTTCTGCGCCACGGGTGGTTCTCTCCACAGGCGCTAACCGGCACCACCTTCCCCAAACAGCTCCCAATACTCCAACGAGGCCTACGACTACCCTCCAAACATCCGCGAATCCTTCAATGACCTGGGCCGCACTATCAACGAGAAGGTCCAGCTCCTGTCCCAGGTAGGCTCTCCTGCCGAGGCACAAGCTGCCCTGAAAGCCCCGCCTTCCGCAAAGCCCCAACCCAAGACTTTCAACCACGCGATTGCCCGTGCCTCCCTCGCCGGCTCCCAGACACTCGCGCAGAGCACCGAGAGTGAGGACCCGCTTGCAACTGCATTGGAGAAGTATGCCCTCGCCGAGGAGCAGGTTGGCGAGGCTCGTCTGGCCCAGGATGCTCAGATCCAGTCCCGCTTCCTGGCCGGCTGGAACACCACCCTCAACACTAACTTGATGTTCGCTGCTAAGGCGCGCAAGAATGTTGAGAACGCCCGCTTGATGCTCGACTCCATCAAGGCTAGCAAAAAGGCTGGTGCCCATGGCGACCTGGATAACCTGAGCGAGGATGCCCGCGCAGAGATTGAGCAGGCTGAAGATGAGTTCGTTGGTCAGACCGAGGAGGCTGTGAGCGTGATGAAGAACGTACGTTTTGGTTGAGATTTTTTGGCGCTCTAAAATTCATCTTGTGGTACTAATGTCGCTTGCAACAGGTCCTTGATACTCCAGAGCCCCTGCGCAACCTGGCTGATCTGATCGCCGCTCAACTCGAGTTCCACAAGAAGTCATATGAAATCCTCAGCGAGCTTGCTCCGACTGTAGATGCGCTGCAGGTCGAGCAGGAGGTAAGTCTTCGGTGATGCTCGGCATACATGTCTACAACATCTAACCAATCTTTCTTAGGCTAGCTACCGCAAGATCCGTGAGGGCGCTTAAGCGTTATTTTGCATGCCATGTTTCTTTTGTTATCCTTCTGCCTGGCTTCGATTTTGATTGTTACTCTGAGCCATGGCCTTGTGTTTTGTATGTAAGCCGctttgcttctgctttgcCAACCCAACAGATCATTAAGTAGTCTAGACATTTGGAGTTTGAATACGGTCCTCCTATCGATTTCTCACAAAATCCATATTGTATCGTAAACGTAGAGCAGAGATGTCACCTTCGCTGTTGCATAGATCATACTTGGGACCTTGACCTCGAGATCCACCGCCCGCCAattctgcctcaggcatgCCAGTTCCAGGAGCTACGACATCAATGGAGACACTCCCACTCGCCAGGTCGCCTTTTTCAGCTCGCAACACACCTGATAGCTGCAAATTTCCCGAGAACGACCTCCAAGTACTTTGTGCCTCTACTAAGTACTGAAAATACCGTCGAGCCGATCCTAATCGTGCCACGCTGCACCGAGCAATCCATTGTCTGTCCATCCAACCGTGCCGTCAAAAGATCCCGACATTCAAGAACACTAGTGCAAAGGATTGTACCATCAAGAAACCGATTTATCTCCTCTGTACACTGCTTCCTAGCTCGCCCCTCTTCGCCCACACTAAAATCGCACAACACACCGAGTGATCTCTACTGTGGGTTGCGCTTTAATCCGACGAACGAAGAGAATAACGAAATACCTGCGAAATGGCAAACGGGTATGTTCTCCCCTTCCTCGGACCCATGAAACAAACATTTTACACCTATCTTGATCTATGGGTTGATGATAACCTGGTTACGGGTGTTGGCATTGTTCAATCTATCCCACCACGGCTCGACCTCCTGATACTCTGCATAACAAAGATACAAAACCACAGTTGCTGACGATAAAATTAACAGGTGGAGCATGGTCATTGGCCTTATTATCATCATCGCCCTCTCGACAGCAGCATGGTTCCTAAGCCCAAAGGGCGATAACCAGACGTGAGTCTATGCGTCACTATTTGCATGCTAGGCATCCATCTCAGCAGCTGTTCCTATCAAAGTTACAGGTTTGAAATTGCTGACTCTGCTTTCCTCAGCCTTTTCCGCAGCACGCTCATCCTTACCTTCGTTTCCTGTTACCTGATGTGGGGTATGTTCTTGTGACctattctctctctctctctctatctCTATGCTACATGGGCTACATAAGATGCTAACATATTCAACATAGCAATCGTCTTCCTCTCACAGTGGCATCCCCTCATCGCACCCAAGCGGTCAGACATCAGACCTGGACACGTACCACAATAGAGGCATTTCTGTTTCTGGTTTCTTGCGTTCTTCGTGAATTCTGTCAACTGAACTCGGAAGACTGTCGGTTGTGGAACTTTCATTTTGTCTCGTCCTATCCTGTTTCGGGATAGTATATAATGAacacaattttttttctactcCGCGCTGCAATGTGCCGTGGATCTGATAGGAATGGAGACTTAAGTTTTTTTCTCCGTGCCTAGGCTTGGTACCAGTCTGCTTGTGGGAGTTGGCCTACATTGCGAACCTGCGTCGGTTCGCAGCTACTTAAACGCTTTTGTATAGCTCTTTCCCTAGAaaggttttttttggcagtGTTTTGTATGACATTGTTTTGATATAGTTTTGTTTAGTATCTGGtcggtttctttttctatgGCAAGGGTTTTTATTTATTTACGGTCACTTGTCTATTCCAACACCACCAACCGCATGTTTACATGTAGGCACAAAGAGGGGATAACTATATGCCAATGAATATCCGCTCCGAAAAGTACCTAGATCCTGTGATGTAAATATTTATACTTAAGGAATGGACATACTCCCGAGGATAGGTTGAACTAATTTTATATCAAGCATTTAAGTGTTCATCTAGATCGCTCCGTTAACCAACCCCCACAGCACCAAGAATCATCCTCTGCACCGCCCATCGGGCGATTTGGCCCGTAACAGCAACTGCGACAGCGCGCAGATATCCACAGCCAAGTAAGATATACAAGGCCTCGATATTACTCAGCAGCACCAGCTGCGTGTCAACAACACCAAGAGAAAACATGGAAGCGAGCAAATCAAAAAGCCCAGTCAAATAACTCGTTCGCGTAGAAGTCCGAAGCGTAGAAGCCGTGGCAGCCAGCCACGATTCTAGaaacgaagaagaacgcacCGAAGCCAACGGCGGAGATGCTGTAGCCGCTTTCGCAGAGAGGAGAGAGGAAGTTTTTATAGGTGTGGCAAGCAGGCTCTGATGCACAGTGCTCGCTATCGTAGCCACCTGCATCGGGGTCCGGATCTGTGCTGCTGTGTGGCTGTGCGCTGGTATGTCAGAGAGACCTCCGCTGCCGTCAGCGCCCCAGATTACTAGCAGGATGGGAAAGAGCTTTGCGCAGCTGCTGACTAGCAGCGCGGTGCTGATCGCTGCTGGGCTTGCGGCTGTTGGAGGGGGTAGAGGCTGGATGTTCTGCAGCGGGGCTGTTGATGCCCGGCGCAGAGGCGGCGGAGGTCGGGGTGGTGGTCCCATCAATGTACCTTGCGGTGGTGGGGATAAGTCGGTTGGAGAGGTGACCTCACTATGTGAGCTCAGTGTTTGGGTTGGGCCTAGTGGATTTGCGGGGGGGTTGGCGGGGTTTTGGGTGTGGGGGTTGGTTGTCACTCCGGATGGCGAGGTGTGCATAGTTGGCGTTGGAGGGCCGGAGGAGAAGGAAGTAGCATCTACTGTGGATTTTGTGCTAGGGTTGATGTTGGCATTGCTGCTGCCTGCGGTGTCTGGACCACTGTATCGGCGTGACTGTGGAACCAGGATTGAGGCCAAGAGGCGCACGGCGAGGTGATGTGCGAGAGTTGCGGCTGCATTCAAGCTTAGGAAGAAGAGGTATTGAACAATGATCGGGGCGCGCGATAGGAAAGTCGTTGCGAGGGATGGGTCCTTCTCGATGCGTGCCCAGGTCAGGTAGACgtcgaagagaagaagaaggatcCCTAGGCGAATGATGGACCGCTAAAAGGTCACGGAATCAGTAAGTGGCTCGCAGCTGTTTAAGACAGTGTACCCACATCGAACTGGTTGTCGTCTCGCCCGAGCCGATTGAAGAGGAGATGTCGGTACACCTGTTCGAGATATGTCAGTCAAGTCGCGTCCCTGGAGAACATGTGCAATGCTTACCTGGGGCTTAATAAGCACCAAGTCAATGAAGAGCACGACAAAGTCATATTCAACGTATTTGTCGGCAAACCGCTGGCACCGTGGGCATTGCGTCAGTCGCACACCCTTTCCTTGGGACCGGTCATCGGCACGACTGTAGGCGCTGTACAGGTGAGAGACCGGATAGGAACACTCAATGCAAATAGGCATCGCGTCACATCTGTGTATCTTTCGGAATGTTCAAGGATCCAGATTGCAACTCCCCTATCACGatgttgaaggcggagagtACAGGGTTGGACCTCAAAGGCTGCAAATTATGACCGGAGGATATAGCGCAGGGAACTGAAGAATACGCGATTTTTCAATCATCATCGAGCGAGCTCCTGTCTCTGGAGGGTTTGTCACAGTAGACGAGGGAATGGAGGACAGGTGTACTAGAGAAGTAACACCAGAATCTCCCAATGTCAGGGCAgggaacaaaaaaaaaaactccgatagggggaatcgaacccccggCTGCCGTGTGAGAGACGGCGATGTTAGCCACTACACCATATCGGAGAGGGACTGCGAATTACCATCTTAGGTTTAGTCTTGATCATTTTGATTTAGCGCTCTTTGTCCGTGTGCGTTCCCGTGCGTGGTTCTAGTTGTATATAACCCCTCCCATAGCCCCTTCAACTTTTCGGGGGTTTTCGCCCGCTCGCTTCTCCTttctcttcgtcttcatccgTGCTCTGCAGTGAGGCATTTATGCTATTGATTCAGCTATTGATCCAGATCACCGAGCTCCGAAGCTCCGCCACCCCCTAATCCCTCGATGTGACTTATCGGCTATTCTGCGATCGTGCGAATACAATCCAATCTATGTTGCCCGCCCTCGTCTGGTCCTGTCTTCCTCAGCTCCGACCGGTACGCTTAAGATGAGACCGCCTTTCCCCTCATTGCGCGACACGGTAGGCTCACCGCCTCGGATGTCAATCGGCCGGTTTGTAGTTGACTTCTGCGCAGGCAGGCGCAGTCGCCCTACATTCTTCTAGGATATCGTCCCTATACAGCGGGGCTGCAAATCTGCCTTAGTGCCGATATACCGTGTGAGAGCCTTGTCGACTTTGCTTGATAGCGCTCGCGTCAATTTAGAACCGAAGATAATAGGGATCGGATTTCTCGGCCGCGATTCGTGAATTTCCTAGTGATTAACTCAGGGAcagtttctttttttttaacgaTGACTACAATATTCACGGCGTTCAGATCTATAAAGCCGTGAAGGCGACGCCGTTAATCCGGGCGGAAACATCCAGTCCCTTCGATCTACACCAATCTATCGCGCAGTCGATTCTAGAGATCTACGCCGTCTCGATCCGTATCATCAAGGCGCCTTGTGACCGAACCAATTGAGTTCATGATCGATTGGCACAGAGGACGAGGTAGAAGGACAAGGAATAGGTCATGCGGACTAGAGATGGAGGTAGCGTGTGTCTCCATGTTGGTCCGCTCTTCCGCGTTTCGTCTTTTGTCTCGAGTTATGGAACGACTGGCGAGCAGAGCTCAATCAATCCAGTAGTGATGATATTGGGCGCAGACGATGCGCATACCTGCAGTTCTCCGGGAATAGCATCATCATTGTGGTATGACTCGGGGTCGCGGTCGTCCTCATTCCGGAGATCTGCGTAGTCCCAACCCCTTTTACCAAAGGCGCTCTGTGACCGAAATCCTCGTTGGCTTCACGATTGATTGGCATAGAGGGCGAAGTGGGCCGATATAAAAATAGGATTTACTCCCACAGCATCTACATCGCGCGGACTGATGATGAGGGTGTCTTGAGTTTCCGTGATGGTCCGTCCTGGATGTTCTGTTTCATCTTCTGTCCTAAGCCATGGAACGACTGGCAAACAGTGCTTAGTCGAAACGGTGGCGATGTTACTGGGCGCAGACGATGAGCAGGAGTGTAGTCCTCCGTAAATAGCAGTAGCATTTTATGATGTTATTGGATCAAATGGACGATAAGCTGGTCCTTCATACGGTATTCCTATGCAATATGTGTTAGATATTGAGACGAATGGCAGGTAGGCCTCGTCTGGAAGCGATCCTGCTGGGTCTTGCCGTCTGAAGTTGAGACCTGGACGAACGTGCCCGCTTCAGCCTATAGGCTGAACAAGGCGTAACCGGCTAGACGAGAGATATTAAGCCATGTATCTCGCACGCTGTTTCTCCGATAGCAACAGTCAAGAATCGGATTAGGTatctttgatcttgatcacaGCCCTTAGTCTTACCCTATATCAATTATTAAGCATTTGTTTCCCGCCTCTACTTCCCGCTCCAGTCAGTATGAGCTCTTTTACAAACAATGCGCGCGAGGCCTTCGGTAAGGGATATTCTAGAAGCATTATAGATATTGCTAACTCAACATTGCGAAGTATCAATCCCCAATGAGCGTTCGGACTGGCCTATACTGGCCATATACGAACTCATCGATTCTTCCGAGTTAGGCACTGAGGCCAATCCTATAGTGATTGGAGATGATCCTACTCCTTTCGGCTCGGCCTCTAACCCTATAGTGATTCATATTGACGAGGATTGTGGCCATAAGGAGGCAGAGCAGCTTGGTTCTGATGCCGACACTGAGATCATGGCTACACCAGAATTCTGGGAGATATTGATCGATGAAAGCTTACTAGCCTCAGCACACGAGTGTGCAGACGTTAACTTTGTTTCTGTTCTACCCCCTACTACGCAGCTAGTCTGCGAGGCTCCGGAAGAGCCTCGAATCGTTGAGCAGAATTGCCCTCGCTTAGATAATAAAGCAATCAAGGATAGAGCGCTTAAGGTGATAGAAGATCACTCCGTTGCTCTCTATGGTCAAACTAGCCAAGTGGGTATGTTATAGCCCTTAGCTCTTAACATGCTTTTCGTTGACCTTTTGCTAGAAACTGATCGAAACAAATACGAAGACAATGACCATCCGGTTTGCGGTATGCCGGACACCTTCTCGATAACGGATCAATCTCAGACGCAGGAAACACCACATAGCACCACGAAATGTATTGCGAGTGAATCACCTCATGGCTCTTATGGCAGATGGTCAGCCAAACGCAAACTTTCAGATGCTGACGGCGTCTCCCTTGAACCGGGACGATCTGAACGATTGATCAAAAGGGCCAGATAGTCAGTAACTCGAATTTGAACTCGTCTTGCATTGGCTCGTTGCAATTTATGGCAATGCTCGTCTCCGAATTGTTTTATCCTTTTTTACCAATTCCAATTTTTCCTAACACACCAAACTCTTTCCTACTGGATGTCAAAATTTTTATGGCTAGCATTAAGTCTGGAACAAAATGTGAATTTGATTTAACCAAGTTGGCTACATCCTCCGTTTTCGTTGTTTGATGTCAATTTAGTGAGATGATTTGTCGTCATGCTCAGTGCCACATAGGGTAATCTACAGTGATCCCAGTGAATGTGAACAGTAGCTAGACACTAGCTCTTGATGATTGATTATCGAATATTGATTTTTGTCGAGCTGTTCTGAGTTCCGATATTGGCTAAAGATGTCTAGTACTTGGAAACTGCGTGCTCGCGTGAGAACTGCCCGATCTTGCACAATTTCAAAAGTTGCTGAATTTTCACGATTACTGTTGCTGTTTTCTCATGGCAGTAGGATCATGCAGTTTTAATGTGATGACCTGTCCATATGGAAGATCCAATTAGGTCTTTCGAAGATCGAGCTCGGAGTCTTGTACACAGAAAGGGCTTCCTCGAGAGTAGAGCGCACGGAGGTGGAAGTAGAGCTCGTGTTCAAGTTACCGCCTGTAATCATCAACACAGGTCCCACTAGCAGCTACACGGATTGTGTCCGCCATCCAACACGAAATATCAAATGCAGCAGACGGATCGTGCATTCCTCTActgtaaccgtgccaagcgcccatGGCACGGTTATGGTGTAATCCGGGGGGACAGCGGAAAGACCACAGTTATGCGTGGTATTTTGGGGGATAACCGTGGTGATTCCGTATAAGCGGTTTTCTAGAATGTATTAGGACTAGTGCCTTATATATCTAACTGGGTTTAGCGTACAATATCATAATCTTACTGCATATCTATTTAAGCTAAGCGGCTTTATCATGAGCGATGATTAATTGATTATTATTATTTTTGCTCGCAGTGGTTAAGTATCGTACACTCCCTCTCTATATAGATCACAATCAAGCCTTTTACCTCCAATTTAAGCTCACCTCAATCAAAATGCGCCCTCCAAAGCCACCAAAGCAGGTTAGGGACTGGAATGCATTTGTCCGCCAACCGGATCCAAAAGTCACGACCAACAAAGTCCCATCGACAAAGGAGCGGTTGAGTGGAATTCATCTGAACTTTCAGAAGTATTATAACATTGCTTTTTTAATCTATATATTTTAACTAAATAAAAGATTTCCAGATTCGTGCAAGAACTTGTCAACATTGACCATGGATATTGGCTTTAAAATATCACGCTGAGGATCGTTCAAGGATTTTCCGAATGGTATTTGGAAGAGCATGACATAAACTATAGGTCTAGCTTCATGACACTTGTGCGTTTTTTCAGAATGTACTGGATGGATAAAAGGGGCCTTTGTCTTCCTTACCAACTTGGAAAGGATATTAGTTCGGTATGATTTCCACAGTGTGATTGATCCACAAGACTTTACTTACTTAGGAAGCTGGCCCAATCGATGGCCATAGACCACGACCTTGATAAGACCGCGAAAGAACAGCCGCCCTTTAGCATCAACGAGGTATTTTTTATCACGCATCATTTAGTGGCCGCTTGTGATATAGCCTTTCCCACAGTCCGGGTCTTCTTCCAATTGAACACCCTGCGGAAAATGATGGTCTCGACTTCCGCCAGACCTGGAACCCTCGTACTGTCCTCCTATTACAAAGAGGAAAATGATGCGCTGAAATGGAAGGATGTTGATCTATATATGGTCAAACACCCCGATTATCCTGATGCCCAACTTCTTCTCATGAGGGTTAGGCACAGGCTCAACAAGGGAAAAAGAAATCAAGGAGCCCCGTGAGTTCTAGACCTATACTATCAATTATGATTCAGTCTAAGTATTACTAGGCCTACATTTACTTATACTGAAAGAAACGACAATCTCGGACCATGTGTTATTCAGGATATACTTATGTATGCCTTTCTTGATGATGCATTTGCAAGCCCGCATATCAAATTCCCTCGAGATATTTGGCGCTTCACAAAAGTTCCAGACCTTCGCCATAGCACTCCTATTCATTTTAAGGATAGCCTAAAAAACATTCCTGTTTTCAGGCGCGCTGTGAGAACAAAACACGGAGCTTGGGTCACTGACTGTAAGGTCGGCTTTTCAT
Protein-coding sequences here:
- a CDS encoding Arv1 protein, encoding MPICIECSYPVSHLYSAYSRADDRSQGKGVRLTQCPRCQRFADKYVEYDFVVLFIDLVLIKPQVYRHLLFNRLGRDDNQFDRSIIRLGILLLLFDVYLTWARIEKDPSLATTFLSRAPIIVQYLFFLSLNAAATLAHHLAVRLLASILVPQSRRYSGPDTAGSSNANINPSTKSTVDATSFSSGPPTPTMHTSPSGVTTNPHTQNPANPPANPLGPTQTLSSHSEVTSPTDLSPPPQGTLMGPPPRPPPPLRRASTAPLQNIQPLPPPTAASPAAISTALLVSSCAKLFPILLVIWGADGSGGLSDIPAHSHTAAQIRTPMQVATIASTVHQSLLATPIKTSSLLSAKAATASPPLASVRSSSFLESWLAATASTLRTSTRTSYLTGLFDLLASMFSLGVVDTQLVLLSNIEALYILLGCGYLRAVAVAVTGQIARWAVQRMILGAVGVG
- a CDS encoding Bin/amphiphysin/Rvs domain for vesicular trafficking-domain-containing protein, yielding MSRHDDYRSSTGTLDSRDRYDRYSRGPPVVERPRHAEERFEARLCEEDRYGPPARAPGRLYEDDHLDHPSPAMSLVAHDRRRRRDKSPSFRRPQLVRRQSSLDTFDRIPRRKMEHVEARDRVPIAPRVPVVAPPFHHPSPGRYREREVYEDIRIAEPDYYGDEEFRDVYDRSMIDRHRRSSSTIHRHHEEKPYPRKGKTRVPRHLAHIHAIMDLGYPFKEEEDVIVIQKALSKEQIDEVLSLSREFRRTSPVETEYIGLSPYPPPMERPRERVTTELLRVEATPRTSQAFIVEASPSRHRSRSRHYVDQYEEIVERPRVRGVSRRRAVSVHDHGPRLSSAVQYIGERESEPVRTGPMVLVRPRESDHDVSDYTRNLEEVRLLRLERQGGIEITRQRDTDIIDDRGNQAEVTEIRRQERSEPNSRIMRAMMATLT
- a CDS encoding BAR domain-containing family, which gives rise to MDRVQAFGKNLSANFTPFAQRTQQMIKEQLGQADDKTQLPDEYIELEKRVDALKLVHQKLLQVTSQYSNEAYDYPPNIRESFNDLGRTINEKVQLLSQVGSPAEAQAALKAPPSAKPQPKTFNHAIARASLAGSQTLAQSTESEDPLATALEKYALAEEQVGEARLAQDAQIQSRFLAGWNTTLNTNLMFAAKARKNVENARLMLDSIKASKKAGAHGDLDNLSEDARAEIEQAEDEFVGQTEEAVSVMKNVLDTPEPLRNLADLIAAQLEFHKKSYEILSELAPTVDALQVEQEASYRKIREGA
- a CDS encoding ATPase, V0 complex, subunit E, with protein sequence MANGWSMVIGLIIIIALSTAAWFLSPKGDNQTLFRSTLILTFVSCYLMWAIVFLSQWHPLIAPKRSDIRPGHVPQ